In Deltaproteobacteria bacterium, the genomic window GCCACAAAATTTGTCGCCCGGGAGGAAGCCAGTGAAAGCGCGTGAACTTAGGGATTTGAGCGAAGCGGAGCTCCGTCAAAAAGAGCTGGATTTAATTACCGAATTATTCAATTTAAAATTTCAGCATGCTACCGGGCAACTTGAAAATACAGACCGTTTGCCCCAGGTGCGTAAAGACTTAGCCCGAGTCAAGACTATTTTAGGCGAGAAGATCTCGGCCCAAGCCAAGGCCGTATGAGGAAGAAAGAATGAAGGAGAGAGGGATTCGTAAGACGAGGGTGGGGACGGTGGTGGGGGACCGAATGGACAAGACGGTCGTGGTTCAGGTTCAGAGATTGGTCAAGCACCCCCTGTATCAGAAGTACACCCGCAAGAGAGCTCACTATAAAGCCCATGACGAGAAAAACGAGTGTCGGATTGGCGATCGGGTCCTGATGATGGAGACTCGCCCTCTGAGCAGGGAGAAACGCTGGCGGGTGAAGCAAATTTTAGAAAAAGCGCAATAATTTACACCTCACCTTCGGCCATCCGTTAGAGGTTCGTTAAAGGGCGACAAAGCAGTTGCAACTTAAAGAAAAGTAAATTGTTAAGGGTATCGTCATGATTCAAATGCAAACCTTATTAGAAGCGGCTGATAATTCGGGAGCCAAGAAACTCTACTGTATCAAAGTTTTGGGAGGAACAAGGCGGAGATACGCCAGTTTGGGAGATGTGATCATCGTTTCCGTGAAAGAAGCCATTCCCAACTCCAAAGTCAAAAAGGGGGATGTAATGCGGGCGGTGATCGTCCGCACCGTGAAGGAAGTTCGACGCCTGGACGGCAGCTACATTAAATTTGACGACAATTCCGCGGTTTTGATCACCCCCCAAAACGATCCGGTAGGGACCCGAATTTTTGGACCGGTGGCTCGAGAATTGCGGGCAAAAAAATTTATGAAAATTATTTCCTTGGCTCCGGAAGTACTTTGAATCAGGGGAATCGTCAGTAGAGGTTTTCGATGGAACCCATCAAGTTTCATGTAAGGAAGAATGACATGGTTTTGGTTGTTGCCGGGAAGGAGAAGGGCAAGAGCGGCAAAATTCTGAGAGTTCTTCCCAAGAAGAATCGGGTGATAGTGGAAAAGGTTAACTTCGTCAAGCGCCATTCCCGGCCTTCGGGCAAGACCCGTCAGGGGGGAATTATTCAGAAAGAAGCCCCGATTCATATCTCCAATGTTTTGTTATTATGTCCCAAGTGCAACCAAGGTGTGCGGACGGGGAAGCGATTATTGGAAAACAAGAAAAAGGCCCTGGTGTGCAAAAAGTGTGGCGAGCTGATCGAAAGGACTTAGGGGACTGGCTATCATGACCCGATTGCAAGAGATTTATTTGAAGGACGTCGTTCCCCAGTTAATGAAAACATTCGGATACAAGAACGTAATGCAAGTCCCGAAGCTGGAAAAGATTATTCTCAACATGGGACTGGGGGAAGCGGTTCAAAATATCAAAATACTGGATCCAGCGGTAGAAGAGTTGAACCTTATCTCTGGGCAAAAGGCCGTCATTACCAAAGCCAAACGCTCCATAGCGACCTATAAGCTCCGAGAGGGTATGCCCATTGGTGCGATGGTAACTCTGCGCCGGAATCGTATGCTCGAGTTTTTCGATAAACTTGTGAACGTTGCCCTGCCGCGGGTAAGAGATTTCCGAGGAGTTTCCGGAAAAGCCTTTGATGGACGGGGGAACTATGCTTTGGGGATCCGGGAACAGATCATTTTCCCTGAAATCATTTTTGACAAAATTGACAAAGTAAAAGGGTTGAACATTGCCATTGTTACCACCGCCAAAACGGATGAAGAAGGGAAGGGATTGCTCCGCCTATTGGGGATGCCGTTTCGGAATTAAAGGAAATTTTATCGGACGCGGATAAACGCAGATTTGCAGGATTGAAATAATTTTTATCCGTTTTTTCTGCGAAAAATCTGTGTCCCATCGAATAGGAGAAAGGATCGGCTGTGGCCAAGACTGCCTTGGTTGTAAAAGCTAAAAGGAAACCAAAATTTAGGGTACGGGCTTACCACCGCTGTCCAGTTTGCGGGCGGCCGAGGGGATATTACCGCAAGTTCGATTTGTGTCGGATCTGTTTTCGCAATCTGGCCTCGCGAGGAGAGGTTCCCGGCGTTATCAAATCAAGCTGGTAGAGGACTTCATTCAGGGAGGAAAAAAGAGATGGGGATGACCGACCCCTTAGCAGATATGCTGACGCGCCTGCGAAATGCCAATAAGGCGAAGCACGAGAAAGTTGACGTCCCGACTTCGAACCTTAAAGCCCATGTAGCCCGCATTCTCAAAGACGAAGGCTATATTAAAAATTATAAAGTTATCAAAGATGGAAACCAGGGAACCTTGCGGATCTACTTGAAGTATGAGGGAGAGACGAAAAGGCAGATTATCAGCGGATTAAAAATCATCAGCCGACCCGGACTGCGGAGGTATGTACCAAAGAACGAAATCCCCCCTGTGCTCCGAGGCCTTGGGATTTCCATTCTTTCCACCTCCAAGGGAGTTCTCACGGATAAAGAAGCAAGGAAGATGAACGTGGGCGGGGAACTGCTCTGTTCGGTCTGGTAAGATTTCGAGGGAGAAGACCATGTCGCGAATCGGAAAAAAACCTATTCCCCTTCCCCCGGGGGTGAAGGTCGTGTTGGAAAGGCCTTTCATAAAAGTATCAGGCCCCAAGGGAAATCTGAGTCAAAAATTGGCCGGAGGGGTGGAACTGGCGGTGGAGCAGGATAAAATATGGGTTCACCCCCCGGAAGACCTTAAGAAAGGAAAAGCTCTGCAGGGACTTACCCGTACCTTGATCGCCAACATGGTAAAAGGGGTAAGTCAGGGGTTTGAGCGAGTGCTGGAAATTAATGGCGTAGGCTACCGGGTGGAGTTACAGGGGAGTGCTTTAAATTTCAACCTTGGATATTCCCATCCAATTCGGTTTCCCCTCCCCGAAGGGATTAAAGCGGATGTGGAACGTCAGAATCGCATTACCTTGAGGGGGTCGGACAAGCATCTGTTGGGATTGACGGCAGCAAAAATTCGCGGCCTCCGTCCCCCGGAGCCATACGGGGGAAAAGGGATCAAGTATGCGGAAGAGGTCATCCGGCGCAAAGCTGGCAAGACCGCCGTGGGGTAAAATGAGTGATTAGTGTAAGTGTGAGTGTCAGTTAGATGAAATTAACTCAGACTCCCACTCACACTGACACTGACACTATTCGTGAGGAAAATGGTGTGTTAAGAAAAGAGAAAGAGACAGCGCGCAGGCGAAGAAAGAAACGAGTAAGTTCGAAAGTACGGGGCACCCCGGAGCGCCCCCGGCTCTGTGTATTTAAAAGTTCCCGGCATATTTACGCGCAGCTAATCGATGATTTACGGGGGC contains:
- the rplX gene encoding 50S ribosomal protein L24 — translated: MEPIKFHVRKNDMVLVVAGKEKGKSGKILRVLPKKNRVIVEKVNFVKRHSRPSGKTRQGGIIQKEAPIHISNVLLLCPKCNQGVRTGKRLLENKKKALVCKKCGELIERT
- the rplE gene encoding 50S ribosomal protein L5 codes for the protein MTRLQEIYLKDVVPQLMKTFGYKNVMQVPKLEKIILNMGLGEAVQNIKILDPAVEELNLISGQKAVITKAKRSIATYKLREGMPIGAMVTLRRNRMLEFFDKLVNVALPRVRDFRGVSGKAFDGRGNYALGIREQIIFPEIIFDKIDKVKGLNIAIVTTAKTDEEGKGLLRLLGMPFRN
- the rplN gene encoding 50S ribosomal protein L14, which produces MIQMQTLLEAADNSGAKKLYCIKVLGGTRRRYASLGDVIIVSVKEAIPNSKVKKGDVMRAVIVRTVKEVRRLDGSYIKFDDNSAVLITPQNDPVGTRIFGPVARELRAKKFMKIISLAPEVL
- the rpsQ gene encoding 30S ribosomal protein S17 codes for the protein MKERGIRKTRVGTVVGDRMDKTVVVQVQRLVKHPLYQKYTRKRAHYKAHDEKNECRIGDRVLMMETRPLSREKRWRVKQILEKAQ
- the rpsH gene encoding 30S ribosomal protein S8, with translation MGMTDPLADMLTRLRNANKAKHEKVDVPTSNLKAHVARILKDEGYIKNYKVIKDGNQGTLRIYLKYEGETKRQIISGLKIISRPGLRRYVPKNEIPPVLRGLGISILSTSKGVLTDKEARKMNVGGELLCSVW
- a CDS encoding type Z 30S ribosomal protein S14: MAKTALVVKAKRKPKFRVRAYHRCPVCGRPRGYYRKFDLCRICFRNLASRGEVPGVIKSSW
- the rpmC gene encoding 50S ribosomal protein L29, producing MKARELRDLSEAELRQKELDLITELFNLKFQHATGQLENTDRLPQVRKDLARVKTILGEKISAQAKAV
- the rplF gene encoding 50S ribosomal protein L6 codes for the protein MSRIGKKPIPLPPGVKVVLERPFIKVSGPKGNLSQKLAGGVELAVEQDKIWVHPPEDLKKGKALQGLTRTLIANMVKGVSQGFERVLEINGVGYRVELQGSALNFNLGYSHPIRFPLPEGIKADVERQNRITLRGSDKHLLGLTAAKIRGLRPPEPYGGKGIKYAEEVIRRKAGKTAVG